One Bdellovibrio bacteriovorus genomic window, AAAGTCCGTCGCATTCACTGAAGACAAACCCAGCTGCTGACCGATGCGCTTATAAAGATCATTGCGCTCATGGCGCATGATCGTTGAATGCACCAATGCATCTGAAAGCGATCCAATACCTATTTGCAAAGTCCCGCCGTCTTTGACCAGGTGACTGGCATAAAAGCCGATCATATGTTCAATTTCATCCGCCGAAGTTTTGGGTAAGGCAAAAAGCTGGTGATTGATTTCATCACTTTCTAAAATCGCATCGAAGAAATCTTCAGCAACTTCGGCGTCCCCGCCCACATAAGGAAGATCGGGATGAACAACGCCAATCTTTAAAATAGATTTGCCGTGTTTTTTGTATAGATCTATCACATCTAAAGTCAGGTCCGGGTTGCAACTTAAAGAATATCCAGGCCCTTTAGCGGATTTAGAAATCAACTGCACCACCACGTTGATATCATGCTGCAAGATCGCTGGGGCCACATGGGTGTAATTCAGGCTGATATAATTTTGCTGGGCTTGATAGGATTTTAAAAAAGCGCCGGCTTGAAAATAGAACTCATGCAAAGAGATATTTTTCGGCAGTTGGTTTTTTTGAACAGCGCGAACATATTTTAAATGAGGATAATCATCCCCAAAATGTCTTTTATAAAACGGTCCCAAAAACCGCGCTTCAATATCAGAGGCCGGATCCGCAAAATCGAGCGACAGCGCCGTAAATATTTTTAAACGAGTTTGTGGGGAACGGGCCGCACGATCAAAGACTTGGTTAATAAGCTGATTGGGCTTCCCCAACCCCAAAGGGGTCGCCATATGAATGGCGTTTCCTAAGGAGTTAAATATCAGATCTTCAGCTTCGGCGAGAGATTGCAAACGCTTCATCTTGCTAGTTTAATTTCCGCACTATTTTTGTCAAATGCAGGTGCATTATCAGGTCATTCGACATCTTTCAGATTATTGGGAGGATTTATTATATATTAATTTTAGCAAATGGAGGTCCCACATGAAGACTTTGCTAGCCACTTTAATGCTTATTTCCGTTTCTGCCTATGCCGCCCCTCAGGCCACGGGTCCGCAGCGCACCGAGGTCTTATCTGAATCCGGCACCAAAGCGGTAGGAAAGGATAAAGTGAATGAGCCTTCGGCCATCCCCTGCCCACCTCAAGAAACTCGCACTGATAAATTAGATAAATTGGCGAAACTCGAAGGTGCCGGAGAATCTCACAGCACCAATTGCCCCACCCAAGGGGTCATCAAAGAGGCTCCAGATGCGGTGCCCTCTAAAAAAGTAGAATAAACCTAGCGCGTTGTTTGATTTAAAGCGTCCGCGATATAGCTGATGTTGGTGACATCTTCACCACCGCAGCCATCGTTGTCGCACACATTACTGCGGTAACACATTCTAGCTTGATCATATTTGAAATCTTGTGAGCCGCGCACCAAAATACCAACAACTTCGTGGGTGCGCGCATTTAACACAGCCGAACCTGAGTTCCCGCCATAAGAATCAAGATTGGCACTAAAATAACGTCCTTCTTGTTCCCGCACGGTTGCTCCACCCGCCACTTTCGTTGGCAATCCCGACGGGTGCCCCACAACATAGACTTCATCCCCTTCTTGAGCTGGGGCCCGTTGTAAAGTCAAAGGGCGGTGGTTTGGAACCTTGCGATTTAAACGCAACAAAGCAAAATCTTCGTCGTTTGTGTATTCGCGCGCGACGATACCTTTGCAAGTGTAAATTTCTTCCGCCGCAAAAGACTCTGGCGCCGTTTTGCTGTCGGTCATTTGATAACCAAAAACATAGTAATAGTTTTTACAAGTCGAATGATTCACACAGTGGCCTGCAGTGGCAATTAAGTCTTCACCCACCAAAGAACCTGAACAGACGGCCGCATCCGGTTGGTTGTAATAAGGCTCCTCAGAACACATATCTTGACTGCGACCAAAGCGCGTCGACGTGAAAATGTATCGCCCCTGACCGTCAGGTTTTAAGAATTTTTTGTGAATAATCGCAACGGTAGAGTTCGCCACTTCGCGAACAACCGGATCTTGAATTTCGTAAACATCGGCACGGTTGTCATCGCCATAAATAACCTTCGGAGTGACATTGACGAAACCGACACAAAGAGAGGCTAAAGTTGGAACGAGCAAGGATGTAAGAATGGATTTTTTTGTCACGCGTTCTCCTTACAGATAATTCTGCGGAGAACGGATTAAAAAAACAAACTATTTTTTTGTCTTTAACAGGTAATCAAAAGCCGTCGCATACATTTTGATTTGCTTTAGCATTGAGTGCAAACCGTTCGCGCGACTGGGGGAAAGGTTGCCTTCAAAACCCAAAGCTCGCAAAAATTCCGGCGGTGTTGCTAAAACTTCGGCGGGTGGAGTTCCGGAATACACTTTCAAAAGCAAAGCGACCAAGCCCTTCACGATCAAGGCATCACTGTCCCCGTGAATAACCATATTTCCTTGATTATCCAACTGAGCACTAAGCCAGACTTGGGACTGGCAACCTTTGACAATGTTTTGCTCCGTTCTTAGTTCTTCTGGAAATGGTGGCAATGCCTTGCCAAGCTCAATAATCTTTTTATAGCGATCTTCCCACTGATTGAGGCTAGAAAAATCTTGGATAACTTGGCTTTGGCGATCTTGAATCAATGACATTGTTTCTAAGTCCTTAACGTCTCTATGACAGTTTTAAGCGCGGTAAAATCGCAAAAAGGTCTTCTTCCAAAGACTGACCTTGCTCTCCGATCAGCTCGTGGAAGGATTTTTTATCAAGGTTTGCCACAACCTCATAGGCTTTTTTGTAAAAACCCTCTTGGTCATCATAATACCCATTCCAAAGCTCACGCGACGTTTTTTCGGGGATCACGTTGGACTTAAGCTCGGCCGAAGTTCCCTCATGGCGATTGTGATAATCTAAAAGCGTCATCACCTGGCGTGGTGAAAAATCAAGCATCGCTAGTGCCTCTTCTAAAAGGGCTAGTTCCACATACCAAAGATAACTGCCTAACTTTTCCCAAAAGCTAAGGCCCGTTTTTCCGTAAGAGCTTTTACAGAAAAACGTCGTACACACGACACCCCGATTGCGCCACACATTGCAGTTCTGAGTTTGCTTATTGTAATACGGGCACAACCAATCTTCGCGTTGACCAAAGTCCCCTTCGTCGCGGTGATTAAACTCGACCTGGTATTTTACTGGCGCCACCATACCAATCGGTAAAGCATACTCACGACGTTCAATTTTTCCGCGTAAAAGACGATGGGCTTCGGTAGAGGTCTCCTCTTTTAGCAGGGCTCCGACGAGATAATTTGGCAAAAACGGATGAAAGGTGCAGCATTTTAAATCCGCCCGGTAATGAATCTTGGCTTTG contains:
- a CDS encoding trypsin-like serine peptidase; amino-acid sequence: MTKKSILTSLLVPTLASLCVGFVNVTPKVIYGDDNRADVYEIQDPVVREVANSTVAIIHKKFLKPDGQGRYIFTSTRFGRSQDMCSEEPYYNQPDAAVCSGSLVGEDLIATAGHCVNHSTCKNYYYVFGYQMTDSKTAPESFAAEEIYTCKGIVAREYTNDEDFALLRLNRKVPNHRPLTLQRAPAQEGDEVYVVGHPSGLPTKVAGGATVREQEGRYFSANLDSYGGNSGSAVLNARTHEVVGILVRGSQDFKYDQARMCYRSNVCDNDGCGGEDVTNISYIADALNQTTR
- a CDS encoding SufE family protein, with product MSLIQDRQSQVIQDFSSLNQWEDRYKKIIELGKALPPFPEELRTEQNIVKGCQSQVWLSAQLDNQGNMVIHGDSDALIVKGLVALLLKVYSGTPPAEVLATPPEFLRALGFEGNLSPSRANGLHSMLKQIKMYATAFDYLLKTKK